A portion of the Manihot esculenta cultivar AM560-2 chromosome 2, M.esculenta_v8, whole genome shotgun sequence genome contains these proteins:
- the LOC110608908 gene encoding uncharacterized protein LOC110608908, giving the protein MSYSPRALDENRRSNKEVPYDGKTTRNQVQPPQSRPPNTNMGTKKRKRVLAGRQYAHKYRLKQLHHILQLEQEVKALQANVAISIPRIMYVDRENSLLKIKNGLMKQRLSTFSNDLMFKEAQYEKLEMERDTLKQLHMVNHQQLPKILRIKPVWNNQLLNMNLNHSTLNLFMEPVVVGGSQTMMNQNINQFGTGQIMNKDFI; this is encoded by the exons ATGTCTTATTCTCCAAGGGCTTTAGATGAGAATCGAAGATCTAACAAAGAAGTCCCATATGATGGAAAAACCACTAGAAACCAAGTTCAACCTCCTCAGAGTCGTCCACCAAACACTAACATGGGTACTAAGAAGCGGAAAAG AGTTCTGGCAGGCAGACAATATGCCCATAAGTATCGACTTAAGCAACTCCATCATATTCTACAACTTGAACAAGAAGTGAAAGCTCTCCAA GCTAATGTGGCCATTTCCATTCCAAGGATCATGTATGTTGATCGTGAAAATTCTTTGTTGAAGATAAAAAATGGGTTAATGAAGCAAAGGCTTTCTACTTTTTCCAATGATCTTATGTTCAAAGAAG CTCAATATGAAAAACTAGAGATGGAAAGGGACACCTTGAAGCAATTACACATGGTGAATCATCAACAACTGCCAAAGATTTTAAGAATAAAACCAGTTTGGAACAATCAGCTATTGAATATGAACCTGAATCACTCTACTTTGAATTTGTTTATGGAACCTGTTGTTGTTGGTGGATCACAAACAATGATGAATCAGAACATCAACCAATTTGGCACTGGACAAATTATGAATAAGGATTTCATTTGA